A genome region from Nicotiana tabacum cultivar K326 chromosome 13, ASM71507v2, whole genome shotgun sequence includes the following:
- the LOC107788723 gene encoding proline transporter 2: MEDEHNNGVYGQSPSSRKEKTEDQHSVVIPDTAHQVSNDSWFQVGVVLSMGVNSAYALGYSGTIMVPLGWIGGVVGLVLSTIVSLYASALMAKLHEVGGKRHIRYRDLAGFLYGRTAYMLIWALQYANLFLINIGYVIMSGSALKAFYIIFRDDHQLKLPHFIAIAGLACILFAIATPHLSALRVWLGFSTLFMILYLSIAFALSVKDGVKASPRDYSIPGSGDNKIWAIIGATGNLFFAFNTGMIPEIQATIRQPVVRNMVKALNFQFSVGVVPMHAVTYIGYWAYGSGVSSYLLNNVHGPDWLLGVAHLSAFFQAIITLHIFASPTYEFLDTKYGIKGSALAPRNLAFRLFVRGGYLIMTTFLSALLPFLGNFMSLTGAISTIPLTFILPNHMYLVAKKNKLSSLQKSWHWLNILVFGCISVAAFVAALKLTILQTQTYHVFADL, encoded by the exons ATGGAAGATGAACATAATAACGGTGTTTATGGGCAAAGCCCTTCTTCTCGTAAGGAGAAAACAGAGGATCAGCACTCTGTTGTGATTCCTGATACTGCCCATCAAGTCAGCAACG ACTCATGGTTTCAGGTGGGAGTTGTTCTGAGCATGGGTGTCAACAGCGCGTATGCACTAGGATATTCTGGCACAATCATGGTTCCTCTAGGTTGGATTGGCGGTGTAGTTGGTTTAGTTTTGTCCACAATTGTCTCTTTGTATGCAAGTGCTCTTATGGCTAAGCTCCACGAAGTTGGAGGGAAGAGGCATATCAGATATAGAGACCTCGCCGGATTTTTGTATG GTCGGACTGCTTATATGCTTATATGGGCATTACAATATGCAAATCTCTTCTTGATAAATATTGGATATGTCATCATGAGCGGTTCAGCCTTAAAG GCTTTCTATATTATCTTTAGGGATGACCATCAGCTAAAGCTGCCACACTTTATAGCAATAGCTGGATTAGCATGCATCCTCTTCGCCATTGCAACACCGCATTTATCAGCACTGAGGGTTTGGCTCGGGTTTTCAACACTGTTTATGATACTGTATCTCAGCATAGCATTTGCGTTGTCTGTTAAAGATG GTGTAAAGGCTTCTCCTAGGGACTATAGCATTCCAGGATCAGGAGACAACAAAATTTGGGCAATTATTGGTGCGACTGGAAACCTTTTCTTTGCATTTAACACTGGAATGATCCCAGAGATACAG GCTACAATCAGACAACCTGTCGTTCGAAACATGGTGAAAGCTCTTAACTTTCAGTTTTCAGTGGGAGTTGTTCCCATGCATGCTGTTACTTACATTGGGTATTGGGCTTATGGATCTGGCGTTTCATCCTACTTGCTCAACAATGTCCATGGTCCAGATTGGTTGTTGGGAGTTGCTCACTTATCTGCCTTCTTCCAAGCTATCATTACCTTGCAT ATATTTGCAAGTCCAACATATGAGTTTCTAGATACTAAATATGGAATCAAAGGAAGCGCCTTGGCTCCGCGCAATCTTGCATTCAGACTGTTCGTCAGGGGTGGTTACCTTATCATGACCACTTTCCTATCAGCTTTGCTACCTTTCCTGGGAAACTTCATGAGCCTTACTGGTGCTATCAGCACAATTCCGCTCACGTTCATACTCCCAAACCACATGTACCTTGTCGCCAAGAAAAACAAGTTATCAAGCTTACAGAAGAGTTGGCATTGGCTAAATATTCTGGTCTTTGGTTGCATATCAGTTGCTGCATTTGTAGCTGCCTTGAAGCTTACCATACTACAGACTCAAACTTACCATGTCTTTGCTGATTTatag